A window of Cryptomeria japonica chromosome 3, Sugi_1.0, whole genome shotgun sequence contains these coding sequences:
- the LOC131075677 gene encoding probable nucleoredoxin 2, whose product MAENLRQINSIGIKTCSTGLPLKNKDFLLINSSKIPVKTSVLDGKLLGILIGPHWLIIPLQHALSVLCQSNEELRKAGKEVVFVYVAADRDEEVIKILKRYGQENQIDGTSDMECFERVLGILPKDWLVVPFERSDVRAELINSYRSGIFSLAFVGSDGKLHTKDGLKMLEKWGVDAYPFTEERIQELLREAVDLASNQSIKSLLTTETRDSLITPDGTEVKVAELEGKIVGLYFAAHWYHQCVTFTPVLADIYKQLKERGAEFEIVFISSDEDRVSFEEYHRTMPWLAVPYSDLKTKKLLNKTFEIEAIPRLIILDVQGKTMQTETVELIYKYGVQAFPFTPERLAELELEERAKRASQTLEKLLLNNKRNYVIAPQGKQVSISSLIGKTVGLYFSAQWCFPCQKFTPRLISVYNNLKETLKDGEGFEIIFVSSDTDEATFQSYYETMPWLALPYDDDKNKELSRYFDICSIPSLVIVGPDGKTVTSEGRKLINLHRERAYPFTEAHLAEIQKEIDEKAKSFPKTFQHAGHGHILQLVSANSGGGPYICCECDEQGSGWAYQCIQCGYEVHPKCMQDFEKETEGGQKLDNNVQTN is encoded by the exons atgGCGGAGAATCTGAGGCAAATCAACTCTATCGGTATCAAGACTTGCAGCACCGGATTGCCACTGAAAAACAAGGACTTCTTGCTGATAAATTCCTCGAAAATCCCAGTAAAAACTAGTGTTTTGGATGGGAAATTGCTAGGTATTCTGATTGGGCCTCACTGGCTGATTATTCCTTTGCAGCATGCTCTGTCCGTGCTTTGCCAGTCAAATGAGGAGCTCAGGAAGGCAGGCAAAGAAGTCGTGTTTGTGTATGTGGCGGCTGACAGAGACGAGGAAGTAATTAAAATTCTGAAAAGGTATGGGCAGGAAAACCAGATTGATGGAACGTCTGATATGGAGTGCTTTGAAAGGGTGTTGGGTATTTTGCCCAAGGATTGGCTTGTTGTTCCCTTTGAGCGCTCAGATGTACGGGCAGAGCTCATTAATAGCTACAGATCTGGGATTTTCAGTTTGGCCTTTGTGGGCTCAGATGGCAAGCTGCATACTAAGGATGGTTTAAAAATGCTGGAAAAGTGGGGCGTGGATGCTTATCCTTTTACGGAAGAAAGGATTCAAGAACTTCTGCGGGAAGCTGTGGACTTGGCTTCCAATCAGTCCATCAAATCTCTCTTGACAACAGAAACTAGAGATTCTCTCATAACGCCAGATGGAACAGAG GTCAAAGTGGCAGAGCTAGAAGGAAAGATAGTTGGATTATACTTTGCAGCCCACTGGTATCATCAGTGCGTGACTTTCACTCCTGTTCTGGCTGACATTTACAAGCAACTGAAGGAGCGAGGAGCAGAATTTGAAATTGTATTCATTTCCTCTGACGAGGACCGAGTTTCTTTTGAGGAATATCATAGGACGATGCCTTGGCTTGCTGTTCCTTACTCAGATTTGAAGACAAAAAAACTGCTGAATAAGACATTTGAAATAGAGGCTATTCCACGTCTTATAATTCTGGACGTTCAAGGTAAAACCATGCAGACAGAAACTGTAGAACTTATTTATAAATATGGAGTTCAGGCTTTTCCCTTTACACCAGAGAGATTGGCAGAACTGGAACTTGAGGAGCGAGCCAAACGTGCCTCACAGACTTTAGAGAAACTTCTTTTGAACAATAAGAGAAACTATGTTATTGCACCTCAAGGAAAACAG GTAAGCATCTCTTCATTGATAGGGAAAACTGTAGGACTGTATTTCTCAGCTCAATGGTGTTTTCCTTGTCAGAAATTCACACCAAGATTGATATCTGTCTATAATAATTTAAAAGAAACCCTCAAGGATGGTGAGGGTTTTGAGATTATATTCGTTTCAAGTGACACGGATGAAGCAACATTCCAATCATATTATGAAACCATGCCATGGCTTGCATTGCCTTATGATGATGACAAAAATAAAGAGCTTTCACGATATTTCGACATCTGTAGTATTCCATCTCTTGTGATAGTCGGTCCTGATGGTAAAACTGTAACAAGTGAGGGGAGGAAGTTGATTAACTTGCATCGTGAAAGAGCTTACCCTTTTACAGAAGCTCATTTGGCAGAAATTCAGAAGGAAATAGATGAAAAAGCCAAGAGTTTCCCAAAAACCTTTCAGCATGCTGGGCATGGCCATATATTGCAACTTGTCTCTGCTAACTCTGGGGGAGGGCCTTACATCTGCTGTGAGTGTGATGAACAGGGCTCTGGATGGGCGTATCAGTGTATTCAGTGTGGTTATGAAGTCCATCCCAAGTGTATGCAGGATTTCGAGAAAGAAACTGAAGGAGGTCAAAAACTTGATAATAATGTTCAAACTAACTAA